In a single window of the Pirellulales bacterium genome:
- the rpsL gene encoding 30S ribosomal protein S12 encodes MPTINQLIRKPRIAPVSRSKVPAMQQSPQKRGVCTRVYTTTPKKPNSALRKVAKVRLTNQFEVIGYIPGEGHNLQEHSVVMIRGGRVKDLPGVRYHIIRGVLDTQGVKDRKQRRSKYGAKRPK; translated from the coding sequence ATGCCGACGATTAATCAGCTCATCCGCAAGCCGCGCATTGCGCCGGTATCGCGCAGCAAGGTGCCGGCGATGCAGCAGAGCCCGCAGAAGCGCGGCGTGTGCACCCGCGTCTACACGACCACGCCGAAGAAGCCGAACTCGGCGCTCCGCAAGGTCGCCAAGGTTCGCCTTACCAACCAGTTTGAAGTCATCGGCTACATCCCGGGCGAGGGTCATAACCTCCAGGAACACTCGGTGGTGATGATCCGTGGCGGCCGCGTGAAGGACCTTCCGGGCGTGCGCTACCACATCATTCGCGGCGTGCTCGACACCCAGGGCGTAAAAGACCGCAAGCAGCGCAGATCGAAGTACGGTGCCAAGAGGCCGAAGTAA